The nucleotide sequence TAATATTCTAAAAGATCAAAGTCCACACTTTTTTCCAAAGTATAAGAACAATACGTGAGACCGTAATGGATTTAGGTATTTATCAGAACATGTTTAATCTTGTTTAATAAAGGGTCCTGTTCTTCTTATCAGGGATATGAGGAAGGAAGTTCACGCTAATAGGCACATAAGCTCCCCTCACCCAGCGGAATACACTGAGAGAAGTATTCCAGATCCAAGGCATCCAGGTTAGCATGTCCTGGTCCTGCTTTAACATTCTGTTCAAAGTCAGAGAGATGGGGGTCCCAGAGGTAAAAATAAAGACCCTCTCCGCTGAAGAAGGCTGAAAGTATTTTGTAGAAGCAAGTTGGACCCTGGATTCGAAATGAGCATAGGTCTCGATCCCTTCAGGAGTATAGGAACCTTCTCTCCAGAAATTTAATATTTCTTCGGTCAGTTTATAGAATAAGGCGGCGGAGCGTATTCCCCCCTTCAATCGGACCTGAGAGAATAAGGCCAACGATTTTGCAAAGTCCGGACGAATTCCCGCAAGATAACCCGCATAGGTCTTCCATAATTGGGAATGAAATTCGTTCCAATTCGAGTCTTGCTGAAAGAAATTCGGATCGATCTCCGGTACCCTTGCCGAGTCCACAGAACGAGCGCCTTCCAAGAAGGATTCCGCCGTTTCCTTGTGGCGTCTCATGGTCCCGACTATGATCTTGTCCGGAAAATCCTCATTGGAAGCCATGTATTTACCTAGGAGAAAAGCCTGTTCTTTTCCCCTAGGAGTGAGTAGATCGTAATCCTCTCCCTGGGAGTTTGCCTGACCGTGGCGGATCAGATATATTACGGACATTGTATATTATGATTCCGTTGTGAAGCGAGGATTTACGATCTCCACTTTCTCGATTACGGATTCTTTTACATGTTTCCAGTAATCGGCATCTTCCAAGGATTTTTTTTCCTTTCGGATAATGTCCCTAAGCTCCTTGTTCCAAGCAGAAGCCAACGCTTTCTTCTCGTTCCAAGTCTTAGGGAAGTCTTGTTTCTTTTTCAAGAGAGAAGCCGCACGAACCAATTCCTTGTCCAGCAACTCCTCTCCGGATCGGATCTCTCTTGAGATCACTCCCAGCATGTTCCAACTTACTAATGTTTTATACGCCAAGAGGTCCTTTTCCTTGAACTCTGGTAGGACTTCCTTCATTAGAAAATCCTGGATCGCTTCCAATAATTCCGTAGCGCTCGGTTTATCCTGCATATAAGTTCCCTTATTTAACGGACTCTTCTATGAGTCTCATGGCTTCGTATTCCATCTCGCAGGCTCTTCTTCCGATAGATGCGAGCTCGATTCCCTTATCCTTTCCGGAAAGATGTCTTTCTGCCTGTCCGATACAACCTATGGCCCAGCGAAGATTTCCCATCACTTCCCAATAGGTTACTTTCTTAGGATCCAATTTTACCTTGGCTGCTTTTTCATAAGCCTCGTAAAATTCGGAGCGATCCGCAAAGCCTCCCGCTTCCTTATTCAATTTTCCGAATCTCCAATCCCTCATGCAAAGCCAGGTAAGGTCTTCGTGTCTGTCTCCCCAATGGGCGAATTCCCAATCCACGATCCCTTGCAGTCCTTCCGAATTCACCATGAAGTTGCCTGTTCTAAAGTCCCCATGGATCAGAACGGATGCGTCACTCGGCTTTGCATTCTTCTCCAACCAATTCAGGATAAGCTCCATAGCAGGATAGGCTCCGTCCATAGAATCCAACTGCAATCGTAGAGCATGAACGGAACCTTCTGCCACTGTCTTACCGGGAAAGGATTGTCCCAGATCCAATACTCGTTTTAGATCCTCGTCCTTGCATTGAGCCGGAGTAACGGAATGGATGGCGGCTAAATTTTCCGCAAGTTCTTGGGTGAGTTGCTTTCTGACCTTATTCAAGCTTGGATCCTTGACCACGAATCTTCCCGTAGCCTTGCCTTGGATCCTCTTCATAAAGTAGAATGGATTTCCAGTGACGGAGGCATCCGATTCCAACCAAAATGGTTCCGGGGTCTTGACCCCGGCCTCGAATGCCATTCTGCAAACCTTGAACTCGTTGATACGGGACAAGGAAGCGAGTAAGGATGCGCCCTTATCCGTGCGATAGACTGTTTGATAGATCCCTTGCTCAGGACCTCCGTCTACCTGGATGTCTGCGGAGAAGTTCTCCTGACAGGCACCTCCGGAAAGAGAGACCATATGATTGATCTCCACTTTTCCTTTTAGTCTATTTCCTAAATACGTTTCGAGTCTTTCTTTCAATTCGGAATCTTTCACGATCAAAAGCTCTCCTTGCCCGACATGAGATTCCGTCCGATCACCATTTTGTGAGTTTCCGTAGGACCGTCCGCAATCCTTGCTGCCCTCGCATCTCTATAAAATAATTCTAATTTAAGATAACGGCTAAAGCCGTGAGAACCGCAGATCTGAATAGCTCTATCGATACATTTGTTCAATGTCTCGCTTACCTGCCATTTCGCTAAGGAAACCGCCTGTCTTGCGTCTCCCCCCTTGCTCAATATCTCTGCGGCTTTTAAGGTAAGAAGAAATCCCGATTCTATCTCTAACGCAGACTCAGCAAACATCCATTGAATGCCTTGGTGCTCGGAAAGTTTTCCTCCGAACAATTCCCGTTTGAGCGCGTATTCTCTTGCGATCTCCATGGATCTTCTAGCGAGACCGATCCATCTCATGCAATGGGTAAGTCGAGCCGGCCCCAATCTTTCTTGGGACAAACGAAATCCTTCTCCGATCTTTCCAAGAACTTGAGATTCTGGAACTTTCACATTTTCGAATGTAAGCTCGCAATGTCCTCCCGGTCCATGAGATCCAAGCATTCCTATCTCTTGCACCATTGTGTATCCGGGAGCATCCGTCGGCACCAGGAACATAGAAGTCCTTCGGAAACTGTCGTTCACCTTTGCCATTACGATCAAGAAGGCTGCACCGTTCGCACCGGTGCAGTACCATTTGTGACCGTTGAGGATGTAATGATCTCCTTCCTTTACCGCGTTAGTCGAAAGAGTTGTAGGATCCGAACCAGCGCCCGGAGGAGGTTCCGTCATTGCAAAACCGGAGCGGATCTTTCCTTCTACTAATGGATGATAATACTTCTTCTTTTGCTCTTCGTTTGCAGCTAAATGAAGAAGGTGCATATTTCCTTCGTCGGGAGCGTCGCAGTTGCAAAGATAGGGAGCGATCGGAGAGCGGCCTAACTCGCTAAACACGAGAGCGGTGCCTACAAGATCTAGTCCTAATCCTCCTTCCGATTTAGGAAGGTGAGCCGTCCAGAGCCCTCTCTTCTTGGCTTCTTCTCGAAGCTTTTGTACGAGTGGCTCGGGCATTCTGGCATGGTCGTAATCGTAATGATCCTCTGCGGGAATGGCTACTTCTTCTACGAAGGCTCTTGCCTTCTCTCTGATCCCTTCAATTTCCTTTGGAATGGATAAATCCATAGTATATTCAATTTTCCTTATTGTTTCTTTTCTAGGAATTCTTCGGGAAGTTTGAATTTCCCGATCCTATCGTTATGAAGACTTCCCAAATAGATATAATCTCCCTTTCGTTTTACGGAGGTGATCTCTTTGAGATGTTTGCCTTTCGGTTCTTGGAAACTCGCTTCCACAACTCCGTCTTCGTTCAAGACGACTGCAAAACCGTAAGGCTCCGGCTTAGGCCAGAGGAATTTGGGAAGCTTTGCTACGAGAGATTTTGTCCAAGGACGAGGATGGAGTATCTTATCCACCATTACGTTGCGAACGGTGAATAACGCTAGATAGAAGTGGCCCTTTCCATCCGAGGAAATATTATCCGGGAACCCAGGCAGATTCTCCACCCATATCTCGCTTGTCCCGGCTTTCGGTCCCTTCAACCAATATCTATGAATTCTATATTTGTATGTTTCGTTTACTACTAGAAAGTCCTCGTTCTCGGAAAGAGCGACTCCATTCGCGAAGAATAGATCCTTCATGAGAGTGGTAGTTTTCTTAGTACGAGGGTCGTATTTTAGAAGGCGGCCGTGAGGCACAGCTTCCATTAAGTCGTACAAATATTCCCCGGCCCCATACTTATAGCTCGCATCGGAAAAGTAAATGGTCCCATCCTTGGTTACATCCAGATCGTCCGTGAATTTAAAAGGAAGGCCTTCAGATTCTGTAGAAAGAACTTCTACTTTGCCGTCCTTCTCTATCTTAAGAAGTCCCTTGATCGCATCCGCAACGATCAATGTTCCGTTCGGAAGTAGTTTCATGCCGAGAGGTCTTCCTCCCGTAAACGCATGAGCCTTGATCTCTTCTTCTTTAGAGATAAAATACACCTTACCATCTTCACTTGCTGAGTAAATATTCTCATGATCGTCCGGTTCGGTGTCTTCCGGACCATGGATCTTCCCCTGTGCAATCAGGGTCGCAGACTCTAAAGTGTTATTCTTCTGAAAAGCGCCTATCAAACCAGCATCGACCGGTGGTTGATATAAAGCAGGTTGGATCGGAGAAGGTTTGAGAACAAAACCTATTAGTAGAATGATCAGGAATGCTGCAAATAGCAGGAGGATTTTCTTCGTGTTCACGATTCCCTCCTTGGGGGAAAACGATTGAAGACGCTATTCTGAAAGGGCCTCGAGTCAACGTAAAATTCCGATCCGGGCCGTTTGAGACCCAATAATTGATTGCTGCTCCCAACAATCAGCCGATAAGGTATAAGGGGACTCGGATCGAGTCCGTTTTAATATGAAGATATCCGAAGATATGGTGCAGAAGCACGGTATTCGTTTTAAGGAATCCGACATTATTTTTGATGAAAACGAACCCGCCGATCAGATGTATCTGATCCTAACAGGTAAGGTGGGAATTCATAAAAAGGTCAAAGAAGCCTTTAAACTTTTGATAGAATTAAAAGAAGGGGACATGTTCGGCGAGATGGCCTTGGTGGATCGCAAGCCTAGAAGTGCGAGAGCCATTGCAAAGACCGACGTGCTTCTCTTCGCGATTACCGAAAGCGTATTCTATAGCCTCATACAAACCAATCCTTCTTTTTCCTTGAAAATGGTGAAGATGCTTTCTTCGAGACTGAGAGAGACCAACCAAACCATTGCGAGTCTTTTAAAAGGGGACAGAAAGAACCTTGTTACTTCCGCTCTGATCACATTCAGTCAGACTAGAGGAGAGCAAGAGAACGGAATGTATAAGGTGCACTTGGCCGCCTTTACAAAATGGGCGATCTTACGAGTGGGCTTAGAGCATCAGGATCTGGCTACCGCGATCAATCTATTAATAAAAGATAAATTAGTAGAGCAAGCAAAGGACGATCCCCACCATATTTACATTCGAGACACATTTTTCAAATACACATTGGATCATTGATTCTTGTCCTCTACTGACATAAAACCGGCAAAACCGGGAAGACAAGATTACCTGGATAATCTACGCTCTTTCGCGCTTTTATTAGGCTTGGCCTTTCATGTTGCGATCGTATATGCAGCGATCATTATATATCCCCTGAGAAACGAAGATCGTTCGATTGCGTTCGATATCTTCGGAGAATGGGTGCATATCTTCCGAATGCCTCTCTTCTTCGTGCTTTCCGGATATTTCACAGAGAGAACCTTTCTTTCCAAAACACTTTCGGAATTCCTGAGATTGAGAGGGCTTAGGATCATTCTTCCTCTCATCCCTGGTATCATTCTATTTGCGCCGATGCAATACTATGTAAACGCGTTGCAAGAAGGATATACTGGGAATTACTTCCGATTCCTGTGGGAGGAATTCTTACTTAAGAACCCGGCGCCTTCTCATCTTTGGTTCATACTCTACTTAGCGCTCTACACCGGTGTCTACTTAGTCACTCGACCGATCTTTTTACGGATCCGGACCTGGATCCTGCCTCTTTCCAGATACGGAGGAGAGAAGGCGAACGAACATCCTACGCGCAAATGGGAATTCCTTATGATCGTAGGTATCTGGAGTACGATCTGGACCTGTTGTATTAATTACTTTTTCCTAAAGGACGAGAAGTATTTTAATATAGAGCCGGTGCAATTCTTCTACGACCTGAGCTTCTTTGTTTCCGGGACCTTTTTATTAGGAAGAGAAAGCGTTCTATTGAAAGGCAAAATGGATAAGATCGATCTTTCCGTTTTAGGGCTCTTGGCAGTCGCGTTCTTCTTCGTATTCTTTAAGATCAGCGAGATTGACCCATATTGGTCTTATTTCGGTTACGCAGGTATCGGCATCCGAATACTTCATATTTTTCTAAAATGCCTGGGCGGATGGATCTGGATCTCATTCTTTATCCGACTATTCCAGATGTTCTTTCATGAATCCAACTCTCTTTCCAAGTATCTGAGAGAGTCCAGTCTACCGGTATATTTGATCCACCATCCGATCTCTCTTGGAATAGGTTTCTTGGTGGTAGAGAGCGGATTCGCAATATGGACGAAATTCTTCCTACATCTGTTCTTAGTGTATGCTGTCACCTTCGGAGTGTATCATTTCATTATCCGAGGCTCTAATTTCTGGCTGACCCTTCTCGGGAACAGAGGCCTGAGTTGGACCGGGAAGGGAAAGGGAACGAAGTAAGCAAATCCTCTCCCCCAGCCTAAAAATCCCTTGCCAGACGGTCTTCGTTAAAAATCATGTCTTTTACCGGGCCTGTAGCTCAGTTGGTTAGAGCACACGCTTGATAAGCGTGGGGTCATAAGTTCGAGTCTTATCAGGCCCAGGTTTAGCGCTCCGTCAGAACGGAGTTTTGTAGGACCTCCTACAGAAACTCGGATCGCTTAAAATATTCCGTTCGAACCCTTCAATGGGGCGTTAGCTCAGCTGGGAGAGCATCTGATTTGCATTCAGAAGGTCATCGGTTCGATCCCGATACGCTCCAATTGGTTTTCTTTTCCAGAATCCCGTATTTTCCTACCTTCTTTTCGATCAAATTTTGAAAGCCTGGTTCATTGTTTGGACTGAAAACCTATACCTCGGATGAGGTTTCTCTCCCGTAAAAAGCTGGATCTCCTTTTCTTCCCGACGAGAATTCGGTCCATGAAACTTCTTCTTTCCAGATCGTTCTTTCTAATCTACTTACTGATCTCGTTTTTCACGATCGGCTGCGACGATATCCGTCGTCTTCTCGTTGCAAATGTGGGCGATGCCGCCAAATACCAAGCCGAAGGAAAAGAATCGGGCCTAAGCGCGACCTATGTGCAGAAGGACGAGAAAAGAAAAAGGATCCCGATCAATCTGACTACCATCGGCACAGGCTTCACCCAGCCTACCGATCTCCTTATGATCCCGGGTCCGGACATTTTCTTAGTCGCAGAAAAGACAGGCACACTCAAGTGGTTGGACCCGAAGGATGGCAGCTCTGGTATATTATTAAAAGTGAATGGAGTTCTAACGGACGCGGAGCAAGGTCTCTTGGGAGTCGTCCTTCATCCCCAGTTTCCCGAGATCCCGAAACTATATCTGAATTACGTAACCAAGAGATCGGGCCAAGATACAAGCGTGGTTACGGAATGGATCATGGACCTTCCTAAAGATCCTAAAAAGGCAAAGCTGAGTGGAGAAAGGATCCTCATGGAAGTCAAGCAACCTTATGGGAATCATAATGCCGGCCAACTCGCATTTGGAAAAGACGATAAACTCTATATCGCCTGGGGAGACGGAGGTTGGATGGGAGACCCGAAAGGGAACGGACAAAATCCTTCTACCTTTCTAGGTTCCGTTTTGAGGATCGATGTGAACTCCAAGGATCCTGGCAAAGAATATTCCGTTCCAAAAGACAATCCATTCTTAGGGAATAAGAACATCCAACCGGAGACATTCGCATACGGTTTCCGAAATCCCTGGAGATATTCTTTCGATCCTTCCGGAAGGTTGATTATCGCGGATGTTGGCCAAGATCTATTCGAAGAAATTGATATTGTAGAAACAGGCAAGAATTACGGCTGGAACAAAATGGAAGCGATGCACTGCTTTGAGCCGAAAGAGAACTGCGATAAAAAGAATTTAGTCGAACCGATCTACGAATACGATAGAGAGGACGGCATGTCCATCACGGGTGGTTATGTGGTCACAAACGATCGCATCTCCGATCTGCAGGGAAAATACGTATTTGGTGACTTCGTGACGGGAAGGATCTGGGCCTTTGAGATCCCCAAAGACGGTAGCAAAGTGAAAGATGTCTATACCCTAGGCAAATGGCCCATTCTCATCTCTACCTTCGGAAAGGATGCGAGAGGTTCCGTTTATATCGCAGACTTCGGAACAGGCCAGATCTTGCGGATCGATCCTGCCAAGTAAGAAGCAAATTATAAATTCTTAAAACATAGGAACGATCTTCGAAGAAGATTTTTGCGAACTTCTTTCGAGATCGTTTCGAACGGCTGAGATCGTTCAAAATCTGGAGTTCGACAATTTCCAAAGATTGATCTTTTCCTGGTTCTCTTCCACAAACTTCAGAGATTTAGATGGATCTTCTTCTGAAAAGGAGAAGATCTTAATATTCTCGCAATTGAGGACTTCTTTCGGTTGTCCGAAAGTTTCTATCACCTTCTTCTCATCCAATCCGTCGAGGATCGCAAATCTATACTGCTCTTTTCTTTCGAACCAGCTCAGATTATTCTGCCAATAGAAAAGCATCAGATCGTACAAATAATCGTCCGGCTCCAATTTTTGCTGAGAGAAGATACGCATCGGTCTTACATACCAGAAACTGGCGAGTCCCCTCTTCCAATTCCTTTCCCGAGCATACTTGTCCAAACAGTCCAACTTGGGAGAAGAATAAACCAGTCCGATCCCTTGGGAGATCGAAAACAAAGATAGTGAGCCGATCAATACAAGAAGAAGGATCCCTAAAGCAACCCTTCTATTCGGATGATCCGCTAGCTTTCGCAGAACTAAAAAGCTCAGTCCGAGAGAAGAAAGTAAAATACTTCCGAAATAACGACCGATCTCCTGGATCCCTTCTCTTCCCGTAAACCCTAAGGAAAATCCGTAGCACAAGAACAAAACCGGGACCAGTATTCCTAAGGATAAAAATAGAAATTCTAACTCTCTCGACTTTGTATTCTCGACTTCTCTTTCTTTCTCACGTGATTTTCTTACTTTATCTTCTTCTCTTACTTCTTTAAGAGACTCTCTTTCTTTTTCGTCCTCTCTTCCTACACCGGACTTTCTTGCATTTATCTCTTCTTCTTTTTTACGAAGTACATACAAAGCCGTCCCGCACAAAAGCAAGACCACCAGATAGATCCAGTTCTCTCTCGTAAACACCAGGAAAGAATGGAATAAATTATAAATTTCTAATTTTGCAGTTTTAGATCCGTTTCCGACGTTTGCGGAAACCAGGGTCCCTGGAAAAAATACGAATGGATTCTTCCTAAGGGCCTGGTAGGCAATTCTTGCAAATACGATCCCAAGAAAGATCGGAAAATAGAAATAAGCGATCCTCTTTGCCTTCAGTAGATTCCTTTCTCGGAGCAATTGAAAGAGATGCAAGGAAAGGAGTGGGACCAAGTAGTACGGCAGAAAGATCAGATCGCTAAGCGCAAATACAAACACGAAAAAGGCCAGCACACAGAAACTTTTTGCATTCTTCTTTTCTTCCCATTGATAATAGAAAGCCCAAGCCCAAGAGAGAGAGGTAAGATTCCCTCCATGAAACCCCGGAAGGAATACGAACAGGTCTTTTTTAAAAAAGAATAATATACTTCCCGCAAAATATCCGAACGCAAGCAGGACAGCAGATCTTTGGATCCCGAATTCTTCTTTATATACTGTCTTGAGTAAATAAAGGATCCCGAATAGGACCAGGCTCCATTGCAAGAATGCGTACGTAAGATGAGTGGCCTCCCAGGCTCCTTTTCCCAAAAACAAGTAAATGGTTCTCAGTCCAAAATACTGGACTAAATCCGGGAAAAAATACAAGGCAGGGGTCCAGATCCAACCCTTCAGAGTGATTAAAAAGTTTGCGGTCGATTTTAGAAAAAGTTCCTGGTAAATTACGGAAAAGAAAAGAGAATCTGCGTTATAGAAAACGTTCGATAGGGACGGATCCAAGGCGACCCTTCCTAAAGATAGGATCAGCCCAAGGGCCCCCAACACAGGAAGTAAAAGGAAGAAAATCCGATTTTGCAAAAAAGATCCGCCCAAAGAAAATACCTGAATGTGAATTTTACTTTTTTGTCACTTTAGGCAAGCCGATTTCGAAATCCCAAATGAGCACACGAGTTTGAACCTACCGATCGTATCTTCCTATTTTAAATGGCTTCGCAATGAAGCGCCTGAAAACGATAAGGAAACCTATCCTGAGCTGGATCCAAGTTCTCAAACTTCCATGCCCGGTTTGTTCATTGCCGGGGATCTCACGGGTCTTCCACTTCTGAAATATGCGGTCCAAAGCGGAACAGAGGTAGTCGCAAATCTTCCGAAAACTTCTCCGCTTAAATCCAAGACGGATCTGGATCTTGTGATCATAGGCGCAGGTCCTTCCGGAGTCGCCGCCGGGATACAGGCCAAAAAGCAAGGATTGAAATTTATCATCCTGGAAGCAAATCGTCCCTTTCATACTATTACGAGTTATCCGAAAGGGAAGCCTATCTTTGCGGAACCGGAAGACTTGCATCCAAACTCTCCCCTGCACATCCAAAACGGGACCAAGGAAGAACTTCTTTTCTCTCTGCAATCTATATTAAAAAAAGAGAATCTTCCGATCCGAGAAGGTGAGAAGGTCGAGTCCGTGCTTCCGATAGTACAAGACAACTCTTCATTTGCCAAGACCGGATCCGGAAGTCTCTTTAAGACCAGAACGGAATCCGGAAAGGAATTCATTTCCACCTATGTGATCCTTTCCATCGGAAAATCGGGAGATAGCAGAAGGCTCGGGATCAAGGGAGAAGATTCCGAAAACGTATACCATCGATTGATCGATCCCGCCGACTTCAAAGACCAAAAGACATTGGTGATCGGTGGAGGGGATAGCGCTATTGAAGCGGCACTTTCTCTTTCGGGGATCGCCTCTTCCGTAACCCTTGCCTACCGAGAGAAGGAACTAGTCCGTCCTAAAGAAGAGAATAAAGTCCTATTCCAAAAAGCAGTAACAGAAAATAAGATCCGATTTCTTTCCAATACGCAGACAGAAGAATTCCAACAGAAAAAAGTAAAATGGAAACAAGCCGGCTCGACTCACACGGAAGAGATAGATTCCTCCCTGGTTTTGATCGGCTCCGAGCCTCCTCTTTCCTTTTTAAAAAGGATTGGGATCCGGATCCAAAATCGATTCCAGCTTACGGATATCCTCGGCTTTATTTCTCTCTTTTCTTTTTCCGTGTTTCTGTATTTCGGAAAGAGCGCTTTCTATTATTATAATTGGTATTTTACCGCTTCCACGATCGGCCTGGTGGTTTTCGGTCTTTCTACTCTGGCCTTATTTGCCAAGAGGATTCCTTCGATCCGGTTCCAATGGAAATGGAAAACATTCCGAAATCTTTATTTAACCCTCGCCGCCTTGTATTTCATTACGGTGTACGCAAGCGCAAAGTACTTAGGCTTTCTTCTGTTCGATAAGTATCCTAGTTTTCATTATACGATCCTATACTCCACAACCATTCTGTTCTTTGGGATCAGAAGGATGAAAGTTCGTCCTACACCCTATATCAAACGACAGACCATTACATTGATCCTGATCCAGATCTTTCCCTTATTCTTGCTACCGGAGATCATTTTACCTTTCTTAGGAGGCCATGGCCTTCTGGGAGCTAAGGACGGATTTCTTCTCACTCAGGTATTTCCGGATGGAGCCTATTGGAAGGCGTACGGTTTCGTTCTGGCCTGGCCTTTGAATATGGGAGTTCTGTATGACGGCGGGATCACCGCCTTCTGGGTCATTTACGGATTTCTAATGAGCTTTGCTCTCATCCCATATCTCGTATACAGATTCGGGAAAGGTGCCTATTGCGGTTGGATCTGTTCCTGCGGAGGTCTCGCTGAAACTCTGGGAGACGAGTACAGGACCAGAATGCCTCACGGAAAGTTGGCTTATAAACTGGAACATTCGGGGCAATGGATCTTATTAGCGGCTGTTCTGCTTACAATCGCAAAATTACTAGGGAGCCATCTGCCTCTTCTTGGGATCCTGGAATTCGGAGCGGACTCGGTAAAACTATATTACGA is from Leptospira langatensis and encodes:
- a CDS encoding phosphotransferase family protein, giving the protein MKDSELKERLETYLGNRLKGKVEINHMVSLSGGACQENFSADIQVDGGPEQGIYQTVYRTDKGASLLASLSRINEFKVCRMAFEAGVKTPEPFWLESDASVTGNPFYFMKRIQGKATGRFVVKDPSLNKVRKQLTQELAENLAAIHSVTPAQCKDEDLKRVLDLGQSFPGKTVAEGSVHALRLQLDSMDGAYPAMELILNWLEKNAKPSDASVLIHGDFRTGNFMVNSEGLQGIVDWEFAHWGDRHEDLTWLCMRDWRFGKLNKEAGGFADRSEFYEAYEKAAKVKLDPKKVTYWEVMGNLRWAIGCIGQAERHLSGKDKGIELASIGRRACEMEYEAMRLIEESVK
- a CDS encoding acyl-CoA dehydrogenase family protein, with product MDLSIPKEIEGIREKARAFVEEVAIPAEDHYDYDHARMPEPLVQKLREEAKKRGLWTAHLPKSEGGLGLDLVGTALVFSELGRSPIAPYLCNCDAPDEGNMHLLHLAANEEQKKKYYHPLVEGKIRSGFAMTEPPPGAGSDPTTLSTNAVKEGDHYILNGHKWYCTGANGAAFLIVMAKVNDSFRRTSMFLVPTDAPGYTMVQEIGMLGSHGPGGHCELTFENVKVPESQVLGKIGEGFRLSQERLGPARLTHCMRWIGLARRSMEIAREYALKRELFGGKLSEHQGIQWMFAESALEIESGFLLTLKAAEILSKGGDARQAVSLAKWQVSETLNKCIDRAIQICGSHGFSRYLKLELFYRDARAARIADGPTETHKMVIGRNLMSGKESF
- a CDS encoding histidine phosphatase family protein produces the protein MSVIYLIRHGQANSQGEDYDLLTPRGKEQAFLLGKYMASNEDFPDKIIVGTMRRHKETAESFLEGARSVDSARVPEIDPNFFQQDSNWNEFHSQLWKTYAGYLAGIRPDFAKSLALFSQVRLKGGIRSAALFYKLTEEILNFWREGSYTPEGIETYAHFESRVQLASTKYFQPSSAERVFIFTSGTPISLTLNRMLKQDQDMLTWMPWIWNTSLSVFRWVRGAYVPISVNFLPHIPDKKNRTLY
- a CDS encoding SMP-30/gluconolactonase/LRE family protein translates to MNTKKILLLFAAFLIILLIGFVLKPSPIQPALYQPPVDAGLIGAFQKNNTLESATLIAQGKIHGPEDTEPDDHENIYSASEDGKVYFISKEEEIKAHAFTGGRPLGMKLLPNGTLIVADAIKGLLKIEKDGKVEVLSTESEGLPFKFTDDLDVTKDGTIYFSDASYKYGAGEYLYDLMEAVPHGRLLKYDPRTKKTTTLMKDLFFANGVALSENEDFLVVNETYKYRIHRYWLKGPKAGTSEIWVENLPGFPDNISSDGKGHFYLALFTVRNVMVDKILHPRPWTKSLVAKLPKFLWPKPEPYGFAVVLNEDGVVEASFQEPKGKHLKEITSVKRKGDYIYLGSLHNDRIGKFKLPEEFLEKKQ
- a CDS encoding DUF6285 domain-containing protein, with translation MQDKPSATELLEAIQDFLMKEVLPEFKEKDLLAYKTLVSWNMLGVISREIRSGEELLDKELVRAASLLKKKQDFPKTWNEKKALASAWNKELRDIIRKEKKSLEDADYWKHVKESVIEKVEIVNPRFTTES
- a CDS encoding NAD(P)-binding domain-containing protein, translated to MPGLFIAGDLTGLPLLKYAVQSGTEVVANLPKTSPLKSKTDLDLVIIGAGPSGVAAGIQAKKQGLKFIILEANRPFHTITSYPKGKPIFAEPEDLHPNSPLHIQNGTKEELLFSLQSILKKENLPIREGEKVESVLPIVQDNSSFAKTGSGSLFKTRTESGKEFISTYVILSIGKSGDSRRLGIKGEDSENVYHRLIDPADFKDQKTLVIGGGDSAIEAALSLSGIASSVTLAYREKELVRPKEENKVLFQKAVTENKIRFLSNTQTEEFQQKKVKWKQAGSTHTEEIDSSLVLIGSEPPLSFLKRIGIRIQNRFQLTDILGFISLFSFSVFLYFGKSAFYYYNWYFTASTIGLVVFGLSTLALFAKRIPSIRFQWKWKTFRNLYLTLAALYFITVYASAKYLGFLLFDKYPSFHYTILYSTTILFFGIRRMKVRPTPYIKRQTITLILIQIFPLFLLPEIILPFLGGHGLLGAKDGFLLTQVFPDGAYWKAYGFVLAWPLNMGVLYDGGITAFWVIYGFLMSFALIPYLVYRFGKGAYCGWICSCGGLAETLGDEYRTRMPHGKLAYKLEHSGQWILLAAVLLTIAKLLGSHLPLLGILEFGADSVKLYYDLIVDLGLGGVVGVGAYFMFSGRIWCRMFCPLSALMHIYAKFSRFRIFSEKKRCISCNICTSVCHQGIDVMNYANRGRAMDSVQCVRCSACVVSCPTQVLSFGELKNGKPVLDKLKATL
- a CDS encoding PQQ-dependent sugar dehydrogenase; its protein translation is MKLLLSRSFFLIYLLISFFTIGCDDIRRLLVANVGDAAKYQAEGKESGLSATYVQKDEKRKRIPINLTTIGTGFTQPTDLLMIPGPDIFLVAEKTGTLKWLDPKDGSSGILLKVNGVLTDAEQGLLGVVLHPQFPEIPKLYLNYVTKRSGQDTSVVTEWIMDLPKDPKKAKLSGERILMEVKQPYGNHNAGQLAFGKDDKLYIAWGDGGWMGDPKGNGQNPSTFLGSVLRIDVNSKDPGKEYSVPKDNPFLGNKNIQPETFAYGFRNPWRYSFDPSGRLIIADVGQDLFEEIDIVETGKNYGWNKMEAMHCFEPKENCDKKNLVEPIYEYDREDGMSITGGYVVTNDRISDLQGKYVFGDFVTGRIWAFEIPKDGSKVKDVYTLGKWPILISTFGKDARGSVYIADFGTGQILRIDPAK
- a CDS encoding acyltransferase family protein, which gives rise to MSSTDIKPAKPGRQDYLDNLRSFALLLGLAFHVAIVYAAIIIYPLRNEDRSIAFDIFGEWVHIFRMPLFFVLSGYFTERTFLSKTLSEFLRLRGLRIILPLIPGIILFAPMQYYVNALQEGYTGNYFRFLWEEFLLKNPAPSHLWFILYLALYTGVYLVTRPIFLRIRTWILPLSRYGGEKANEHPTRKWEFLMIVGIWSTIWTCCINYFFLKDEKYFNIEPVQFFYDLSFFVSGTFLLGRESVLLKGKMDKIDLSVLGLLAVAFFFVFFKISEIDPYWSYFGYAGIGIRILHIFLKCLGGWIWISFFIRLFQMFFHESNSLSKYLRESSLPVYLIHHPISLGIGFLVVESGFAIWTKFFLHLFLVYAVTFGVYHFIIRGSNFWLTLLGNRGLSWTGKGKGTK
- a CDS encoding Crp/Fnr family transcriptional regulator, translating into MKISEDMVQKHGIRFKESDIIFDENEPADQMYLILTGKVGIHKKVKEAFKLLIELKEGDMFGEMALVDRKPRSARAIAKTDVLLFAITESVFYSLIQTNPSFSLKMVKMLSSRLRETNQTIASLLKGDRKNLVTSALITFSQTRGEQENGMYKVHLAAFTKWAILRVGLEHQDLATAINLLIKDKLVEQAKDDPHHIYIRDTFFKYTLDH